A portion of the Gadus macrocephalus chromosome 10, ASM3116895v1 genome contains these proteins:
- the LOC132465736 gene encoding zinc finger protein 35-like isoform X1: MLINMSPSGSTLEEQLSSIMDVLAKAAVSEISQLFSEGSTTLRLQITQSLKENEALRTRMKVMRSELFSLRLQTRSNSSRAASRFALARANICKPRTKSQGNVLKPLMDNKAVGNSSFHSPSTSEASTVTNPAKQETPDIIFIKDEEDMGGCRPAVEDCDAFGDCSTQRGATSESLHVDAPGSSHMSSHDGDLRILSVHGQVEGPLASDGNDTLFTASELEALSLLSPDHSITHDSLLSLNSGPSERAPSQGTQDSRGGLVRDGYAERLQRLQAASLSLKHAALEAGDKGRRLGNLGAQFPLQHNLDSERFFSHKEPIAHQTQEPPAMANKAKLTMHMRIHSGEKPYVCVQCGKSFAQSRSLKIHMRTHSGEKPCVCLQCNARFSDPSNLRRHMVKHKGARNFSA, translated from the exons ATGTTAATAAACATGTCGCCGAGCGGCTCCACTTTGGAAGAACAGCTTTCGTCCATAATGGACGTACTTGCGAAAGCGGCCGTATCTGAAATTAGCCAACTGTTCTCGGAAGGCTCGACTACCCTTCGCTTACAAATAACTCAgagcctgaaagaaaacgaagcGCTTAGGACgaggatgaaggtgatgagGAGTGAGCTGTTTTCTTTGCGGCTTCAAACGAGATCAAATTCATCGCGTGCGGCAAGTCGTTTCGCCCTGGCTCGAGCCAACATCTGCAAACCGAGGACTAAATCACAGGGAAATG TTCTAAAGCCCCTGATGGACAACAAGGCGGTTGGAAATTCCTCTTTTCATTCCCCATCCACAAGTGAGGCTTCCACCGTTACAAATCCAGCAAAG CAGGAGACCCCAGACATAATATTTATCAAGGATGAGGAGGATATGGGTGGATGCAGGCCCGCTGTAG aagactgcgatgcctttggagactgcagcacgcagcgtGGCGctacctcggagagtctgcatgtggacgcccctggctcctcccacatgtccagtcacgaCGGTGACCTGCGGATCCTGAGCGTCCACGGACAAgtggagggcccactggcgtcGGACGGcaatgacaccctcttcactgCGTCCGAACTGGAGGCCCTGAGCTTGCTATCCCCGGACCACAGCATCACCCACGACAGCCTACTCAGCCTCAACAGCGGCCCCAGCGAGAGGGCCCCTTCGCAGGGGACGCAGGACAGCAGGGGAGGTCTCGTTAGAGACGGCTATGCAGAACGGCTCCAGCGCCTCCAGGCcgcctctctgtccctgaagcACGCCGCGCTAGAGGCCGGCGACAAGGGAAGGCGATTGGGCAACCTCGGTGCACAGTTCCCACTGCAACACAACTTGGACTCTGAGCGGTTCTTCAGCCACAAGGAGCCAATAGCGCACCAAACGCAGGAGCCACCTGCGATGGCCAACAAGGCAAAGCTTACCATGCATATGCGAAtccactccggcgagaagccgtaCGTGTGCGTCCAGTGCGGGAAGAGCTTCGCACAGAGCCGcagcctgaagatccacatgaggactcactccggggagaagccttgtgtgtgtctgcagtgcaacgCCCGCTTCAGTGACCCCAGCAATTTGCGTCGCCACATGGTCAAACACAAGGGTGCCCGCAATTTTTCGGCTTGA
- the LOC132465736 gene encoding zinc finger protein 35-like isoform X2 codes for MLINMSPSGSTLEEQLSSIMDVLAKAAVSEISQLFSEGSTTLRLQITQSLKENEALRTRMKVMRSELFSLRLQTRSNSSRAASRFALARANICKPRTKSQGNVLKPLMDNKAVGNSSFHSPSTSEASTVTNPAKETPDIIFIKDEEDMGGCRPAVEDCDAFGDCSTQRGATSESLHVDAPGSSHMSSHDGDLRILSVHGQVEGPLASDGNDTLFTASELEALSLLSPDHSITHDSLLSLNSGPSERAPSQGTQDSRGGLVRDGYAERLQRLQAASLSLKHAALEAGDKGRRLGNLGAQFPLQHNLDSERFFSHKEPIAHQTQEPPAMANKAKLTMHMRIHSGEKPYVCVQCGKSFAQSRSLKIHMRTHSGEKPCVCLQCNARFSDPSNLRRHMVKHKGARNFSA; via the exons ATGTTAATAAACATGTCGCCGAGCGGCTCCACTTTGGAAGAACAGCTTTCGTCCATAATGGACGTACTTGCGAAAGCGGCCGTATCTGAAATTAGCCAACTGTTCTCGGAAGGCTCGACTACCCTTCGCTTACAAATAACTCAgagcctgaaagaaaacgaagcGCTTAGGACgaggatgaaggtgatgagGAGTGAGCTGTTTTCTTTGCGGCTTCAAACGAGATCAAATTCATCGCGTGCGGCAAGTCGTTTCGCCCTGGCTCGAGCCAACATCTGCAAACCGAGGACTAAATCACAGGGAAATG TTCTAAAGCCCCTGATGGACAACAAGGCGGTTGGAAATTCCTCTTTTCATTCCCCATCCACAAGTGAGGCTTCCACCGTTACAAATCCAGCAAAG GAGACCCCAGACATAATATTTATCAAGGATGAGGAGGATATGGGTGGATGCAGGCCCGCTGTAG aagactgcgatgcctttggagactgcagcacgcagcgtGGCGctacctcggagagtctgcatgtggacgcccctggctcctcccacatgtccagtcacgaCGGTGACCTGCGGATCCTGAGCGTCCACGGACAAgtggagggcccactggcgtcGGACGGcaatgacaccctcttcactgCGTCCGAACTGGAGGCCCTGAGCTTGCTATCCCCGGACCACAGCATCACCCACGACAGCCTACTCAGCCTCAACAGCGGCCCCAGCGAGAGGGCCCCTTCGCAGGGGACGCAGGACAGCAGGGGAGGTCTCGTTAGAGACGGCTATGCAGAACGGCTCCAGCGCCTCCAGGCcgcctctctgtccctgaagcACGCCGCGCTAGAGGCCGGCGACAAGGGAAGGCGATTGGGCAACCTCGGTGCACAGTTCCCACTGCAACACAACTTGGACTCTGAGCGGTTCTTCAGCCACAAGGAGCCAATAGCGCACCAAACGCAGGAGCCACCTGCGATGGCCAACAAGGCAAAGCTTACCATGCATATGCGAAtccactccggcgagaagccgtaCGTGTGCGTCCAGTGCGGGAAGAGCTTCGCACAGAGCCGcagcctgaagatccacatgaggactcactccggggagaagccttgtgtgtgtctgcagtgcaacgCCCGCTTCAGTGACCCCAGCAATTTGCGTCGCCACATGGTCAAACACAAGGGTGCCCGCAATTTTTCGGCTTGA
- the LOC132465736 gene encoding zinc finger protein 271-like isoform X3, translating to MSSHDGDLRILSVHGQVEGPLASDGNDTLFTASELEALSLLSPDHSITHDSLLSLNSGPSERAPSQGTQDSRGGLVRDGYAERLQRLQAASLSLKHAALEAGDKGRRLGNLGAQFPLQHNLDSERFFSHKEPIAHQTQEPPAMANKAKLTMHMRIHSGEKPYVCVQCGKSFAQSRSLKIHMRTHSGEKPCVCLQCNARFSDPSNLRRHMVKHKGARNFSA from the coding sequence atgtccagtcacgaCGGTGACCTGCGGATCCTGAGCGTCCACGGACAAgtggagggcccactggcgtcGGACGGcaatgacaccctcttcactgCGTCCGAACTGGAGGCCCTGAGCTTGCTATCCCCGGACCACAGCATCACCCACGACAGCCTACTCAGCCTCAACAGCGGCCCCAGCGAGAGGGCCCCTTCGCAGGGGACGCAGGACAGCAGGGGAGGTCTCGTTAGAGACGGCTATGCAGAACGGCTCCAGCGCCTCCAGGCcgcctctctgtccctgaagcACGCCGCGCTAGAGGCCGGCGACAAGGGAAGGCGATTGGGCAACCTCGGTGCACAGTTCCCACTGCAACACAACTTGGACTCTGAGCGGTTCTTCAGCCACAAGGAGCCAATAGCGCACCAAACGCAGGAGCCACCTGCGATGGCCAACAAGGCAAAGCTTACCATGCATATGCGAAtccactccggcgagaagccgtaCGTGTGCGTCCAGTGCGGGAAGAGCTTCGCACAGAGCCGcagcctgaagatccacatgaggactcactccggggagaagccttgtgtgtgtctgcagtgcaacgCCCGCTTCAGTGACCCCAGCAATTTGCGTCGCCACATGGTCAAACACAAGGGTGCCCGCAATTTTTCGGCTTGA